One region of Chanodichthys erythropterus isolate Z2021 chromosome 17, ASM2448905v1, whole genome shotgun sequence genomic DNA includes:
- the LOC137005047 gene encoding galactose-specific lectin nattectin-like, whose translation MAMLRSFLLLFVIFSMGNAGDLAKKCPNGWAIFGLRCYKYMSQPANWIRAERNCQSLGANLASVHNKLENNFLLSLLPSSDTRSWVGAHDGVQDGQWLWSDGTVFGYTNWCSGEPNNHQQPENCLEINFSTNRCWNDARCSDSMSFICAKDL comes from the exons ATGGCAATGCTGAGAAGTTTTCTGCTTCTTTTCGTCATCTTTTCCATGGGGAATGCAG GTGATTTAGCCAAAAAATGCCCCAATGGATGGGCAATTTTTGGACTTCGATGCTACAAGTACATGTCTCAGCCAGCTAACTGGATCAGAGCAGAG AGAAACTGCCAAAGTCTTGGTGCGAATCTCGCATCTGTGCATAATAAACTGGAAAATAATTTCCTGCTGAGTCTGTTGCCTTCTTCTGACACACGTTCTTGGGTTGGTGCTCATGATGGTGTACAA GACGGACAGTGGTTGTGGAGTGATGGAACTGTGTTCGGCTATACCAACTGGTGCTCTGGAGAACCCAACAATCACCAACAGCCTGAAAACTGTTTGGAGATCAACTTTTCCA CTAACCGTTGTTGGAATGATGCACGCTGTTCAGACTCAATGAGCTTTATTTGTGCTAAGGACCTGTGA